The following is a genomic window from Nicotiana tabacum cultivar K326 chromosome 3, ASM71507v2, whole genome shotgun sequence.
GCATTTGTTTATATCTCATGCTTGCTgttataattaaataattgtaTTTATAAATGTTGTATGTATTCGACCAGCCTTTAACTGCCTCACTAAACTGATAAATGCATCGGCCAACACATGTATTTAGCTGTATTCATATCTGTGTTAACCTTAATATGTAAATGGAATTAACTACTGTATTTAAacatattcagctgtattttgATGTATTCTGATTTGTATTTCTTGAATATGTGTGATGTATTTCAAACTCTCATTTCCATTACCAAAATCTATTTTCTTACTACACTTatatgtatttaactgtattGTAACATTAAGTTAATACACTAACAATGATACATACAACAAACAGAAACAAGTGCTTAATGATCAATGTTTGGAGTATAGAGGAGAGGGGAAAACTACATCAGAGGTGTCGTCCAACATACCATCTACTAGTCAAGAGGGTGTATCTACAGAATTCTATGTATCTCAATTTGAGCTGGACGACAAGTTTCTTCCCAGTCAAATTCTAGAAACTAGAATTGTGATTCACAACAATGCAAAAAAAGCTGAATCAACCCCAATACCATCTCATAGGAATCGGCGACCAAGTAGATGGTACTCTTCGCCTTATGAGTCCAACTTCGACTCCGCAGGTTAGTATTTTTGTAAAGTAAAGATTCAGCTTTCCTCAaggtttttaaatttaaaagtctCTAATCACGAATTCAATGAACAATAGGTACCTCAGTAAAGTTGACCCCCATTTTTGAAAAAAGACACCCATTTGAGGATGATTCAATAACGGGGCCACATCCTACGTTAATCATTTAGGAATACAACAAATGGGTTCGTGATGGTCTTCTCGCTAGACATGATCAGAGGCGAGTTTTCCCCCGGTATGTGTAttaagtttttatatttttaaaaatgtatataatattttttataccATACTTGTAGAAGTAATTTGGAAGACCATTACAAGAAGAACAAGTCAACACTTCATATACCATTGGATTTTGGAGTTGATCAAGTTACTTCAAAAAATTGGTTTTACCTTCTATCGTTTGACGGGAAGCTATGAGATGACAACGTAAGTTTTTTTCCCCTAACTGACTAATTTTCTTTGAATAACAACATGCTGTTTTATTCAGctatattcagctgtattattcaTTTGCATTCAGCTGTATTAAgctgtattcaactgtattcaagctatagttgtcacacctcccttttcacctacaccccgaaAAAGGGTAtatgtaaagggagtttttctaattaaaggacaatcgaaacaggatttattttaagaaattcagagtcgccacttgggagatttatggtgtcccaagtcaccgatttaatcccgaatcgaggaaaatatgactctgtttaacagtccgcgaaccagaaatccgagtaaggaattctgttaacccgggagaaggtgttaggcattcccggattccgtggttctggcacggtcgctcaactgtaatattcagcttatttatctgattttaatacatgttgaacctatgtgccaattttagctttcaaccgcttttattcaattatttttagagAGAATTAAACGTCGTTTAAAATGTGTCTTTGGATtgcatcacatgaaatgcacccgcaatcctgaacatattttattcaatatttttgggatttgatttgggtcacatgaaatgcacacccgagtttaagaaggtaaattattaaaagcgcacctaaagtgactaatgtgttattatctttgggaagggctgtgaaattcgctaaacggcccatctcgaattctaagtattttattatagacatttaagaggaccccgcaatttatgcatttttgtttagcagggctcgcctcatttattatttaaaggccaaCCTAAAGCAATCTACAATTTTTTActtagtttgtctctaataataacagaaaaagcTCTAATTAGTTAGTATTGTTCAAGAACTAATATACTTACGTCCTTGACTTTTATTCAAAATTTCAGTAATTACCTTGGGCTTCAAGTTCAGCCCAGTAAGAATAAAACACAGTCAAAACTCAAGTTGGGCTTCGGACAGACTTCATTCAGGCCCACCCTTGACATTCAGGCTTATTAACTTGCAAATGATGGAGCTATTTGACATTTATTCAAATCAACACTTGACATACTCATATGCTCATctcaataaaattcaaaacagTTAGACGTCTAAACCGACTGGATTGGATTTATattctaaaattcagatttttcttaTCTATTTACCTACTAGTGAACTTCTGGATATTACTAAAGGCAAAACAAACTGGGAAACGTGAATtaaattttaacaaaaatattcATGAATATAAACCTCAGATGAGCAGGCTAAGCAACTTAATTACGAGATTTTACTTACACTAACACGAACAGGTTAATAGCCTAACTTCACACTTTATTCACATCTAATCATCATACAGCTAAACTAAACTACTTAATGAAACGCAGATGTTGATATGAGTAACTAATCTACTGATCTTAGCTACTGCAATACAAAGTTGTTTGAGACGTCTCTTCAGcttgaaattaaaattaatgTGGATATCATACGCTGATCTCAAAATCAATTGCAACACCCaaactatttctgattttttttattttttaaaacaaaaccgttAAACTAAAGCAAGTTCTAAGCTATACTAAGGCTACAACTGGATAACCACAAATTAACAGTCCCAAACAGTCCAATTAGGTACAAATTACGCAGTCCGAGTTTCATGTGAATATAAATCCAATTAGACTACACTACACAGTTACATATCATTAATATCTACTTAACTACAGATGTATAGTCGTCCAAACATGCATCATCCAGTAAACAAATGTCTGAGTACTTTCATTTCATGTTCATCTCAAATCTACATCAATTTGAGTTCAAGTGTGCACCTGGAAATGAAAGaaggaagcagaaaaatgaggtaTCAGCAGTAACCAACAGCAGCAGTAGTATTCAACACCTGAAAATGAACCAGCAGACTAATTTTGAAACCAAGGGATGTGATACGATAGTCAGACCCTAATTTCAATCTTAGTGAATCAGCAGATCTCAAACCCGACTCGACTTAAACCCTTTTTATTATCAGCTAACGAGAAATTGCTTCCATACTAGAagaaaacttcagaaaataccaaatgactcaatgaaacagtgtatttttctgaaattctgcaatcgtttttgatttgtttttttcCTATATCTATTTCTGTGTATCTCTCTTCCTATATCTCTCTTAGAATCCcttccaagttttcttagctctctgcccctgtatatccagtgtatccatagtgtatatcaggtgtataccgctctctccgcccctTATTTTTTTTCCTCTCCGAATTTCCTAGCCTTCTACCCTCTTTGAATATTCTCCCTCTCTCAGAATctcttccaagttttcttagctctctacccctgtatatccagtgtatattGAGTGTATACCACTCTCtacgccccctctttttttctctcttatctGATTTTCAACTCCGttaaatgggcattcaattagtgcatttgccactaccaattcaacttttcatttctttaatcatccacttaattgtccactcaattagtgcttttagtaaatttgacaatacaaatactaccctaccactattatagcttctcaattagtaaattggcccaaccatattttcttcttcttattctcaatgggtttggctgagttttggttttgggcctgacTAAATTGGCtcaaccagattttcctcttcttattctcttttcctttgcaattttcttttcctttttcttttcaacaattaaaactaaaatcctaattaattataaaacaccaaattaacttaaaaatactaattaattctaactaataattatcacaaataattaaatgccaaattaaaagaaaatcacacaatttgactaaaattacaaaaatatgttatatttttttttgaattttcatttttgtaaaacatctaattattaattaattccaaaaaatgtaaaaatcaaatatcaaatgaaaattctatatttttgtatttttaatgcattaacaaaattaaacatgcacacaaatacaTGCGAACAATCAgggaaatcacacaataattcctaaaaataatacataattaaagaaaagacctaattttgggaattcttttggagtaattcgtatgaggcaaaaaatCGCGTGCTCACAATAGTCAGTTTAATTGAATTGTATTAATCAACTATAGTCAGCTGAATTCAATTGCTATATTCACCTTTATTCAACTTCTGCATTCAGTTGTATTCAGCTGTATTTTggtgtattcagatgtatttagTTATAGTTAGTTGAATTGAACTGTATTAATCGACTATAGTTAGCTGTATTCAATTGTTATATTCAGCTTTATTAAACATCtttattcagctgtattcagCTAATTTCAATTAAATTCAACTATTTTAATCAGCTATAGTCAGATGTATTCAAGTGCATTTctctgtattcagttgtattcaacTGTAGACAGTCATATTGAAGTCTTTAAATCATAAGTAGTCAATTGTATTATTCAGCTATATTCAGTTGTTTTCAATTATTTTAATCAGATGTAGTAAGCTATAGTCAGTTGTAGTCAACAGTTTTATTCACATACAATctgttgtattcaactgtatttttCATATGTATTTCTCTGTATTCAGCTATATTCTTTAATAGTTTGATTAATTGGACTCACACCATGTACTTAACTTTGTGTATAGCATATTGACGTCATATTCTACTATTTGAGAAAGAAGGGAAAGTACAATCAAACAAGCAACTTCAAGTATACAACTGTTGATTGTATATTCAAGACAAGAATCGCTGAAATATTCGACAGGTATGCTGATACAAATAGTAATGCTAATGTAGCCAAAGAAGAGAATGTGGTATGTGAGTACATAAGAGGCTACAGATTGCATGCAAATGTACCTTGGCATACTGTGGATAATGTCATGATGCCAGTCAACTTGAAGGACAAACTACACTGGGTATTGGCTATTGTCTCATTCAAGGATAGATGTATTAAAGTGTATGACTCGTACAGATCTGCAGGTCATGATGCTTATGTAGTTTCTGAGATTGATAAGCTAGATAAGCTTGTACCTCTATATCTATCAATCAGTGGCTTTTACAGAGATAGTCAAGGCATAGATTGGTCTACTTACTCAGCATAcactggcaagtcacataatgatccctttgaagttttttttatttcagaTCTGCCTCAACAGAAAGTTGGTAGCATGTAAGTATTCAAGCATCATTATTGTATGCTATATACAAATCTAATTGTATgcattatttttaattgtttcaaTCAATTATTTTTTAGGGATTGTGGGGTGCATGTTGCAGCATACGCAGAGTTATTGAGCACTCTTGGAGAGATTACACAAATAACATTTGATTCCTCTCTACTTCATCAAAGATATGGTGCTCTCCTCTGGGACTATGCTATGCGGAAGATAGACGTTGATGCCATAAGCGAGAATGAAGCACCTTCAAAGATTGCTAGGCAAATTACGGAGTCAGATTCAAGGATGCAGATAGTATTAGAGTAGCTTTAGGTTATTGTAGTTTTGGAGTGTAGTTTCAAGATGAATACTATTTTGAGTAGTTTTTGGTGTAAATGGTATTTAGTTTGAAAAACTTATCACTTTATCAACAGTGTTCGTGTATGACAATTGCAACTTTTCAATCATTGTTTCACTGATTTGTTCATAAGTATTCATGCTTATTCTTCAGTTTAGATACATATTTATCTTACAGGATTCACGTATGTGTTAATACCAAGCAACTTTACTTGAACACATTTTAGTTAATGAACATGTTAATGTCAAAGTCAGAAACTTTATGTATGCTGATGGTAGGTTATATAAAAGAATTCAGATGTATTTTTTTCTGGATTCAGTTATATTCAGTTGTATTTAACTGTCAAGTTCagttgtattcagttgtattcagtAGCATCTATTTAGATGTATCTTCCAAGTTCAGATAACACATATTAAAGAACACAATTTCAGATGTATTAAACAGATTTTACGTAATCAGTTGTATTCAGATGTACTCAGTTGTATTCAACTTGTTTTATTCAGTAGTAGTTAGTTGTATTTAAGTGTattattcagttgtattcaatTGTATTTTGATGTATTCATTTACATTCAGTGCTACTCAACTGtattattcataaaaatactTCAGCTGTATCCAGTTGTATTTTTTTAGTATTCATCCGTACTGAGTTATACTCAACTGTATAGTACATATGTATTTATCTGTATAAAAATATTTCAACTATATGTATTTAGAAACTATTCATGAAAGTCATTTCAGAATATATTACTTGACAATGAGAATTTATTACTTGACAATGTTAACATAAGTATTGACAAATCGTTGAAGCACTAATACATGTCAGAGTGTTAACTATTTATTACGTGGAGCATTTCTACACGTTCGCTTGTTATGTCCTCTCTGCCCACAtatgctacatgaatgttgatttTTCGGCTGCAGCAATTCACTTAATGTTTTATCGCGCTTCTTCTTTGGCCTTCCAGGAGGTCTTTTCCATTTGGGTGGTAGTACAACCTCCTCTGCAGCATGTTCTGGTATATTCCAGTCATTTCTGTCCGGTAGCGGGTACACTGGCAAATCATATGTCATTACAATTGTATTTGGTTTGTAATAGTTAGAGCAATATTCTTCTGGCATTAGAAACTTGCTCTTCAATACAGCCCAAGCATGTGGGCATGGCAATTCATCAACTTGGAACCTCCCACAAACACATTTTCTCTCTAACAGGCAGACTGTGTAATTCCTCCCACCATCGTTAACCGTATGTAAGTATTCAGTTGATGGTACCacctacatttaaaaatagaaatataagtTTTGAGCACATATATCTGAATTACCAAATGTATAATGCTGAATTAATAAGTTACATACAACTGAAATTTTTGCATATAGATGAATACATCAAATATTTAGACCAGCACAATACCAACTGCTGTTAGTGCAGAACTTATCAGAATTCTGTTGTACTTTAGGCAACATGATACTAACAAAAGCATTAGAATCATACTTTAGAAGCATTTGAATTGAACTGTATTAATCAGCTATAGTTAGCTGTATTCAATTTTTATATTCAGCTTTATTCAACATCtttattcagctgtattcagCTAATTTCAATTATTTTAATCAGCTGTAGTCAGATATATTCAACTGCATTTGTATTCAAGATGTATTCagctgtattcagttgtattcaatTAATCAATTGTTTTAATCTGCTGTACTTTAGGCAACAGGATGCTAACAAAAGCATTAGAATCATACGTATTGACAATACATATTAAAATTACATATAATACAGCTTTGTTAGTTATATTCTGATGTATTCCAATAGTTTTTGCAGCATGTTTTTAGTTATATTCAGTTCTATTCATATCAGATCTACGAAAAAATATATCTTTTATGAGTTTGAATAtagttgtattcatatgtattaatGGTAGTTCTACTTAAAAAATcattgtattcagttgtattcatgCCATTAATTCAGTAACAATTAAGCTATATACAACAATGATGTTAAAATATAACTTACAGTCATACGTGTAGACATTTCCTCATTCAAAGTCAGCATCCCCTGGTATTTTTTTCCAAGTGTCGTGTATGTCTGTGTAGCTTCTTTGCGGTTACTATAATTCCAACGTCCAAACATCTTCCTAACTTCTTCGAGGAAGTCGTATATTGGCAATTCCCTTGCTGAAACTAGTGCGACATTGATTGACTAAGCAATATTTGACGTCATTGTCCATCCCCTGTTAACAAGTGCATACAACCTAGTCCACTTTTCGTAACCAGCTAACTCTAAGTATTCTTTCACCCTAATATCAACCTTCTCCACCTTCTCCATCAGACTGTCAAATTCAACTTGCGTGTATGCTTTTGCCATAGAGAAGTATATCTCGCTCAACTTGGCATGactctttttgaatttcttaTATACGTTGTTCCATAGATGCCATATACAAGCAAAATGCGGTACATCTGGATGCACTCTCGATACAGATTTAATAATACTCTCATTTCTATCTGAAACGATGCACATGTTTTCCCTTTCACCGTATGctatcttgaattgctcaaagaaccacGTCCAAGCAACATCGTTCTCTGAATCAATAACACCATATGCTAGTGGAAATATATGACCTGTAAATACAATTgagtataattatttttaaaaaatgtatttcaatatttaaaaatattaacacATTGTATTATAATTCAGATACTCACCTGCACCATCCAACGTGCTTGCCGAAACGAATGTCCCGGTGTAGTAAGATTTTAGGTGACTTCCATCCACAACA
Proteins encoded in this region:
- the LOC142177423 gene encoding uncharacterized protein LOC142177423 encodes the protein MALQLEGTPNNVFALHVNGTSLHFTLREFAIVTGLKCVGNDEDFEFSEKFPNRLIETYFGGANLVKNEQLMKCFADKNWGPDNNGDALKISLLYFIHTFIFSSEKNNTTIPRLHFDLVESGRYSEYHCGLKAFKMLTKSISMKMDVEKKYYRIAGMSLAMQIVYKDISPSDIELAIIQNPPVGADVEKRPSPAHSDKSGDDSDDFSPTPELQCKKKHVASVGPSSSPPHKKCKEHERHPNETEYQPKIPPVCVSKFGHKVLHDNQLQDSQNDEVSSLRKDLNSFKEYVVGEFKSPRTLINDNFKNLSDHLQQNQQTESLHQRKEPIGRRDDGIDTDVGDNVEKQVLNDQCLEYRGEGKTTSEVSSNIPSTSQEGVSTEFYVSQFELDDKFLPSQILETRIVIHNNAKKAESTPIPSHRNRRPSRCYIQLYYSFAFSCIKLYSTHIDVIFYYLRKKGKYNQTSNFKYTTVDCIFKTRIAEIFDRYADTNSNANVAKEENVVCEYIRGYRLHANVPWHTVDNVMMPVNLKDKLHWVLAIVSFKDRCIKVYDSYRSAGHDAYVVSEIDKLDKLVPLYLSISGFYRDSQGIDWSTYSAYTGKSHNDPFEVFFISDLPQQKVGSMDCGVHVAAYAELLSTLGEITQITFDSSLLHQRYGALLWDYAMRKIDVDAISENEAPSKIARQITESDSRMQIVLE
- the LOC107818062 gene encoding uncharacterized protein LOC107818062; protein product: MFGRWNYSNRKEATQTYTTLGKKYQGMLTLNEEMSTRMTVVPSTEYLHTVNDGGRNYTVCLLERKCVCGRFQVDELPCPHAWAVLKSKFLMPEEYCSNYYKPNTIVMTYDLPVYPLPDRNDWNIPEHAAEEVVLPPKWKRPPGRPKKKRDKTLSELLQPKNQHSCSICGQRGHNKRTCRNAPRNK